One Methylomonas sp. LL1 DNA window includes the following coding sequences:
- a CDS encoding phosphotransferase enzyme family protein, protein MTARLFEVAGQFAQGHSLIDIRPLGNGLINDTFLVSCGVDSFVLQRINPRVFPHPRQVMHNLAQLSRHIRQKPAGSVRLKIPDIVYSLNGKPFYQDEQKQIWRALQLISPAESREQIQNADQAGQIGWALAHFHRLCSDLSPALLHDSLPGFHVTPAYFQQYRELISQPAQVASDDDFRYCQAFIESRQSHIDVLEQAMQAGELQPRVIHGDPKLNNFLFEPGSHRIVSLIDLDTVKPGLVHYDIGDCLRSSCHDKAGNRFDLDRCAIILKSYLEEAGSFFSASDYDFLYPAIWLIPFELGLRFFSDYLNGNRYFKVDRPRHNLERALAQFALCSDIAGRRAEIERLIKALRGAG, encoded by the coding sequence GTGACTGCGCGCTTATTCGAAGTGGCCGGGCAATTTGCCCAGGGCCACAGTCTGATCGATATCAGGCCATTGGGGAATGGCCTGATCAACGATACTTTTTTGGTCAGCTGCGGCGTGGATAGTTTTGTGCTGCAACGCATCAATCCTCGGGTGTTCCCGCATCCGCGACAAGTCATGCATAATCTGGCTCAACTGAGCCGGCATATTCGGCAAAAACCGGCCGGCTCGGTGCGCCTGAAAATTCCGGATATCGTCTATAGCCTAAATGGCAAGCCGTTTTATCAGGACGAACAGAAGCAAATTTGGCGCGCACTGCAACTGATCAGCCCGGCGGAAAGCCGCGAGCAGATACAGAATGCCGACCAGGCCGGGCAAATCGGTTGGGCTTTGGCCCATTTTCATCGGCTGTGCAGCGACCTGTCGCCGGCCTTGCTGCATGACAGCTTGCCAGGCTTTCATGTCACCCCCGCTTATTTCCAACAATATCGGGAACTGATCAGTCAACCGGCGCAAGTGGCAAGCGATGACGACTTTCGTTATTGCCAAGCCTTTATCGAATCCCGGCAAAGTCATATCGATGTTCTGGAGCAGGCAATGCAAGCCGGTGAGTTACAGCCGCGCGTGATACATGGCGACCCCAAGCTGAACAATTTTCTGTTTGAACCGGGCAGCCACCGCATCGTCAGCCTGATCGATCTGGATACCGTCAAGCCGGGACTGGTGCATTACGACATCGGCGACTGCCTGCGCTCGAGCTGTCATGACAAAGCCGGCAATCGCTTCGATCTCGATCGTTGCGCGATTATCCTGAAAAGCTATCTGGAAGAAGCCGGGAGTTTTTTCAGCGCAAGCGATTACGACTTTCTATATCCGGCCATATGGTTGATTCCGTTCGAGTTGGGTTTGCGTTTCTTTAGCGACTATTTGAACGGCAACCGTTATTTCAAGGTAGACAGGCCACGGCATAACCTGGAACGGGCACTGGCTCAGTTTGCCTTGTGCTCGGATATCGCTGGCCGGCGCGCCGAAATCGAACGGCTGATTAAGGCATTACGCGGGGCCGGTTGA
- the rdgB gene encoding RdgB/HAM1 family non-canonical purine NTP pyrophosphatase: protein MSSIVLASSNPGKIREIQAILQNDKILPQSQFNVLEPEETGMTFIENAIIKARNASLHCNLPAIADDSGLVVDALNGAPGVISARYAGIGASDQANLDKLLLDMHSVPRAQRSARFICVMVYLRHASDPTPLIAQGVWEGSILPEAVGENGFGYDPVFWVAEHQCSSAQLAPELKNAISHRGQALRLLSQQLLGR, encoded by the coding sequence ATGAGCTCGATTGTTTTAGCCAGCAGTAATCCCGGCAAGATTCGCGAGATTCAGGCTATTCTGCAAAACGATAAAATTTTGCCGCAATCGCAATTCAATGTGCTGGAACCCGAAGAAACCGGGATGACGTTTATCGAAAACGCCATCATCAAGGCCCGCAACGCTTCCCTGCATTGCAATCTGCCGGCCATTGCCGACGATTCCGGGCTGGTGGTGGACGCCTTGAATGGCGCGCCTGGAGTGATTTCGGCCCGTTATGCCGGCATTGGCGCATCCGACCAAGCCAATCTGGACAAACTTTTACTGGACATGCATTCCGTCCCGCGGGCACAACGCTCGGCACGCTTTATTTGCGTGATGGTCTACCTGCGCCACGCATCTGATCCGACTCCTCTGATTGCCCAAGGGGTATGGGAAGGCAGTATTTTGCCTGAGGCTGTGGGCGAAAACGGCTTTGGTTATGATCCGGTGTTTTGGGTGGCCGAGCATCAATGCTCGTCGGCGCAACTGGCGCCGGAGCTGAAAAACGCCATCAGCCATCGCGGCCAGGCCTTGAGATTACTCAGCCAACAGCTGCTAGGAAGGTGA
- the rph gene encoding ribonuclease PH, whose product MRPSGRNPDQLREIRFTCHYTKHAEGSVLVEFGDTRVLCTASVDTNVPRFLKGKGEGWVTAEYGMLPRSTHSRMDREAGRGKQGGRTLEIQRLIGRSLRAALDMKALGEHTITIDCDVIQADGGTRTASITGGFVALSIAIEHLLKTKRIKKSPLHGQVASVSVGIFAGVPVLDLDYAEDSQAETDMNVVMNEAGHFIEVQGTAEGHAFRKDELNAMLELAEIGINQLIEKQREALKIAKQIGENAARDA is encoded by the coding sequence ATGAGACCTAGCGGACGCAACCCCGACCAACTGCGCGAAATACGTTTTACTTGCCACTACACCAAGCATGCCGAAGGTTCCGTGTTGGTCGAATTTGGTGATACCAGGGTGTTATGCACGGCCAGTGTCGATACCAATGTGCCGCGCTTTTTGAAAGGCAAGGGCGAAGGCTGGGTTACCGCCGAATACGGCATGCTGCCCCGCTCCACCCACAGCCGGATGGACCGGGAAGCCGGCCGAGGCAAACAGGGCGGCCGCACGTTGGAAATTCAGCGCCTGATCGGCCGTTCCCTGCGCGCGGCGTTGGATATGAAAGCACTGGGCGAACACACCATCACCATCGACTGCGACGTGATTCAGGCCGACGGCGGTACACGCACCGCATCGATCACCGGTGGTTTCGTTGCCTTGTCGATTGCGATCGAACATCTGCTAAAAACCAAACGCATCAAGAAAAGCCCGCTGCACGGCCAGGTGGCGTCGGTGTCGGTCGGTATTTTCGCCGGCGTGCCGGTGTTGGACCTGGACTATGCCGAAGACAGCCAGGCCGAAACCGACATGAACGTGGTGATGAACGAAGCTGGACACTTCATCGAGGTGCAAGGTACGGCGGAAGGCCATGCGTTTAGAAAAGACGAACTCAACGCAATGCTGGAACTGGCGGAGATCGGCATCAACCAACTGATCGAAAAACAGCGCGAAGCGCTGAAAATCGCCAAACAAATCGGCGAAAACGCGGCCCGAGACGCATGA
- a CDS encoding serine/threonine protein kinase: MAEYYDPETYPQQWNYLQSGTIIDQYMIERELAHGGFSSVYLARQLEDQIQVAIKEYLPRKLAHRTWNNVVTPNDEEARQMFMRGRALFFEEAKVLATLKHHNIVEVINFFQANETVYMVMTYDYGITLDRILQKKILPITDDFLLTVFRLLLKGVEVIHSHHLVHLDIKPANILIRADSDPLLLDFGAIRKFPSPPSSNRAKVLTNGFSPVEQYDNRGNIGPWTDIYAVGASMRACLDLKVPPASTDRLGHDGLLPAVKAYKRKFPESLLQAIDWAMQINPADRPQTVAELEQALNA, translated from the coding sequence ATGGCCGAATATTACGACCCGGAAACCTACCCTCAGCAGTGGAACTACCTGCAATCGGGCACCATTATAGATCAGTACATGATAGAGCGGGAGCTTGCGCATGGCGGTTTCAGCTCTGTCTATCTGGCCAGGCAGTTGGAAGATCAGATTCAGGTGGCGATCAAGGAATACTTGCCCCGGAAGCTGGCGCACCGAACCTGGAACAATGTCGTCACGCCCAATGACGAAGAAGCCCGGCAGATGTTCATGCGCGGGCGAGCCTTGTTTTTCGAGGAAGCCAAGGTGTTGGCGACCTTGAAGCATCACAACATCGTCGAGGTCATCAATTTTTTTCAGGCCAATGAAACGGTCTACATGGTGATGACTTACGATTACGGCATCACGCTGGACAGGATACTGCAAAAGAAAATCCTGCCGATCACCGATGATTTTTTGCTGACGGTATTCAGGTTGTTGTTGAAGGGGGTCGAGGTCATTCACAGTCACCATTTGGTGCATCTGGACATCAAGCCCGCCAATATTTTGATCAGAGCCGACAGTGATCCTTTGTTACTGGACTTTGGCGCCATTCGCAAGTTTCCCAGCCCCCCATCCTCTAACCGGGCCAAGGTACTGACCAATGGCTTTTCGCCGGTCGAGCAATACGATAATCGTGGCAATATCGGGCCGTGGACGGATATTTATGCGGTCGGCGCCAGCATGCGGGCTTGCCTGGATTTGAAGGTTCCCCCCGCGTCGACCGACCGCCTCGGGCATGACGGGTTGCTTCCGGCGGTAAAAGCTTATAAACGCAAGTTTCCCGAGTCTTTGCTGCAAGCCATTGATTGGGCGATGCAGATAAATCCCGCCGATCGCCCTCAAACCGTTGCCGAGTTGGAGCAGGCCCTAAATGCCTGA
- a CDS encoding YicC/YloC family endoribonuclease, with protein MTAFADGEINVENLTILCELRSVNHRYSDVSVKLPERLRFVEADVRRLIGDKLKRGKIECGLSYKKHPSAQSFNINPETVQKLLAATTEIETHMANPRPFSALDVLMFPGVQQDSETDRDELRDKIITLLNHTLDKMLDTRAREGAQLAGLLADRCEKIGQLVDAANLRMPEVLNNLRTKLIARVTELVAEPNFDRLEQELALMAQKLDVAEELDRLQTHVTEVTRALKQAEPIGRRLDFLMQEMNREANTLGSKSSDRDMTQISIDLKVLIEQMREQIQNIE; from the coding sequence ATGACTGCGTTTGCGGACGGCGAAATTAACGTCGAAAACTTGACCATCCTCTGCGAACTGCGCTCGGTCAATCATCGCTACAGTGATGTCAGCGTCAAACTGCCCGAACGCCTGCGCTTCGTTGAAGCCGATGTGCGCCGCCTAATCGGCGACAAGCTTAAACGCGGCAAGATCGAATGTGGATTAAGCTATAAAAAACACCCCAGCGCCCAGAGTTTCAATATTAATCCGGAAACCGTGCAAAAGTTGCTGGCCGCCACGACGGAAATCGAAACCCACATGGCTAACCCTCGGCCATTCTCCGCCTTGGATGTGCTGATGTTTCCCGGCGTGCAGCAGGACTCCGAAACCGACAGGGATGAATTGCGCGACAAAATCATTACCTTGCTGAATCACACCTTGGACAAGATGCTGGACACCCGCGCACGGGAAGGCGCGCAACTGGCGGGACTCCTGGCGGACCGGTGCGAAAAAATCGGCCAGTTGGTGGATGCGGCCAACCTTCGCATGCCGGAAGTGCTGAATAATTTGCGTACCAAACTGATCGCGCGAGTCACCGAACTGGTGGCCGAACCCAACTTCGACCGTTTGGAACAAGAACTGGCGCTGATGGCGCAAAAACTGGATGTAGCCGAAGAACTGGATCGTCTGCAAACTCATGTCACCGAAGTCACCCGCGCCCTTAAACAGGCCGAGCCGATCGGCCGCCGCCTTGACTTTCTGATGCAGGAAATGAACCGCGAAGCCAATACCCTAGGCTCGAAGTCCTCGGACCGCGACATGACCCAAATATCGATCGACCTTAAGGTACTGATAGAGCAAATGCGGGAACAGATACAGAACATTGAATGA
- a CDS encoding Fic family protein has protein sequence MKIPAMPPNIQDILEASFEQDHAKAFQMMSTFQPVDEKGRYLHWDKLRHLPNPDGFSSEQWWCGIKFARSKLYQVLPLVDKYQQPFQYCITDSVQRKLHWLDRYASGSIQTENAITNPQTRSTYLVRSLIEEAINSSQLEGASTTLNVAKEMIRQQRKPSDKSEQMIFNNYRAMQFIREVKDEQLTPSIVFELQRIVTENTLDDNALAGRLRTNRDDIHVVDNASQQILHTPPDAGELEARIERLCKFANSIDDGGDNSFLHPVIKAITLHFMLAYDHPFCDGNGRTARALFYWAMARHGYWLIEFVSISRIIKEAPVQYGKAFLYTETDDNDVTYFLLHQLTVLHRSIEALHSYLDTKSKELSVTEKLFQNNKRLRGKLNFRQIALIRHALKHPRFAYIVQEHQNSHGISYDVARKDLLELSDDLKLLIKTKEGKRYLFVVPPDFEQRISK, from the coding sequence ATGAAAATACCAGCAATGCCGCCAAATATTCAGGATATTTTGGAGGCTTCATTTGAGCAAGACCATGCCAAAGCTTTTCAAATGATGAGTACTTTTCAGCCGGTTGACGAAAAAGGGCGCTATTTGCACTGGGATAAGTTGCGTCATTTGCCTAATCCTGATGGGTTCAGTAGTGAGCAATGGTGGTGTGGCATCAAATTCGCTCGTAGCAAATTGTATCAAGTATTGCCATTAGTTGATAAATATCAACAGCCATTTCAATACTGTATAACCGATAGCGTACAGAGGAAACTGCATTGGCTGGATCGTTATGCATCCGGAAGTATTCAGACTGAGAATGCCATTACCAATCCCCAAACGCGCTCCACGTATTTAGTTAGATCGCTTATTGAAGAGGCGATCAATTCTAGTCAATTGGAAGGTGCCTCGACGACGCTCAATGTTGCTAAGGAAATGATCAGACAACAACGTAAGCCGTCTGATAAAAGCGAGCAAATGATCTTTAATAACTACCGGGCTATGCAGTTTATTCGTGAAGTTAAAGATGAACAGCTTACTCCCTCAATAGTATTCGAGTTACAGCGCATCGTGACTGAGAATACCCTTGACGATAATGCCTTGGCTGGAAGGCTAAGAACTAATCGGGATGATATTCATGTCGTGGATAATGCCTCTCAGCAGATTTTACACACACCGCCCGATGCCGGCGAACTGGAAGCAAGAATAGAAAGGTTATGTAAATTTGCCAATAGTATTGATGATGGCGGAGACAATTCGTTTCTGCACCCGGTAATAAAAGCCATTACGCTGCATTTTATGCTGGCGTATGACCATCCTTTTTGCGATGGTAATGGTCGCACTGCGCGCGCCTTGTTTTATTGGGCTATGGCTAGGCATGGCTACTGGTTGATCGAATTTGTATCGATTTCGCGCATTATTAAGGAAGCGCCTGTTCAATACGGTAAGGCTTTTTTGTACACCGAAACCGATGATAACGATGTAACTTACTTCTTGCTTCATCAGCTCACAGTTTTGCATCGATCAATAGAAGCTTTACACTCGTATTTGGATACGAAATCGAAAGAGCTAAGTGTTACGGAAAAACTATTCCAGAATAATAAACGCTTGCGTGGCAAATTGAATTTCCGCCAGATTGCTCTTATAAGACATGCACTAAAACACCCCAGGTTTGCTTATATCGTACAAGAGCATCAAAACTCACATGGAATTTCCTACGACGTCGCTAGGAAAGATTTATTGGAACTTTCGGATGACCTTAAATTGTTGATTAAGACTAAAGAAGGTAAGCGTTATCTTTTTGTGGTGCCGCCTGATTTTGAGCAACGGATTAGCAAATGA
- a CDS encoding DUF5677 domain-containing protein codes for MDEFKQEIKNALAYAEHLKFDKQHPWHRNLIALYCSLIEYFDSLIFLVENDKCIAIPVVFRGLLEAYVDFRNLAEDRLYGYNMEASYAKEWLKIIEEASQKKNAFLASIAEDPTLDTQVQEQKNKLAELRGKGYKALNQFEKFDKAGMVDEYRSVYNFVCSHSHNDIRSLIVRFFIINEAENDFEMALFKEQEPGEYDHYLITGKHFLRNGSHTIHAILETGHEDIFAV; via the coding sequence ATGGATGAGTTCAAGCAAGAAATCAAGAATGCTCTAGCCTACGCAGAGCACTTGAAATTCGATAAACAGCATCCCTGGCATCGGAACTTAATCGCTCTGTATTGTTCCCTTATCGAATACTTCGATTCACTGATATTTCTCGTAGAAAACGATAAGTGTATTGCCATTCCGGTTGTTTTTAGAGGCTTACTTGAGGCTTATGTTGATTTCAGGAACCTTGCAGAAGATAGATTGTATGGTTACAACATGGAAGCTAGCTATGCCAAAGAATGGCTTAAAATAATTGAGGAGGCCAGCCAAAAGAAAAATGCGTTTCTAGCATCAATAGCCGAGGATCCAACGCTAGACACACAGGTACAAGAGCAAAAAAATAAGCTGGCCGAGCTTCGAGGCAAAGGTTATAAGGCACTAAATCAATTTGAAAAATTTGATAAAGCAGGAATGGTTGACGAATACAGGTCCGTTTACAATTTTGTATGCTCACACTCTCATAACGATATCCGTTCCTTAATCGTTAGGTTTTTTATTATTAACGAGGCAGAGAATGATTTTGAGATGGCGCTGTTCAAAGAGCAGGAGCCGGGCGAGTATGACCACTATTTAATAACAGGTAAGCACTTTCTTAGAAACGGCAGCCATACTATTCATGCAATATTGGAAACAGGGCATGAAGATATATTTGCGGTGTGA
- the hemE gene encoding uroporphyrinogen decarboxylase has translation MTQLDNDLFLRALLRQPVERTPVWMMRQAGRYLPEYREVRAKAGSFMQLCTNPELACEVTLQPLDRFGFDAAILFSDILTIPDAMGLGLSFAEGEGPQFAHPVRTAADVAKLPIPDPEMELRYVIDAVRLIKTNLQGRVPLIGFSGSPWTLATYMVEGKSSKSFQKVKSMMFEQPSLMHQMLDKLAQSVASYLNAQIAAGADAVMVFDTWGGMLSHDDYLEFSLRYAQQVRQLLNTSRDGRQIPTILFTKGGGLWLEAMAATGFDALGLDWQTDIGNARARVGDKVALQGNMDPITLYAQPDVIREKVGNILQRYGQGSGHVFNLGHGILPDINPEHVAAMVDAVQELSPRYHEKA, from the coding sequence ATGACTCAATTAGACAACGATTTATTTCTCCGCGCCCTGTTAAGACAACCCGTGGAACGCACTCCGGTCTGGATGATGCGTCAGGCTGGGCGTTATTTACCGGAATATCGCGAAGTGCGGGCCAAGGCCGGTAGTTTCATGCAGCTATGCACCAATCCCGAGTTGGCTTGTGAAGTGACTTTGCAGCCGCTGGACCGCTTTGGTTTCGATGCGGCGATCTTGTTCTCCGACATCCTGACCATTCCCGATGCGATGGGCCTGGGCTTATCGTTTGCCGAGGGCGAGGGGCCGCAGTTTGCTCATCCGGTTAGAACCGCCGCCGATGTTGCCAAACTGCCGATTCCCGATCCGGAAATGGAATTGCGCTATGTGATCGACGCGGTGCGTTTGATCAAGACCAATTTACAGGGCCGGGTGCCGCTGATCGGTTTTTCCGGTAGTCCGTGGACCTTGGCGACCTACATGGTGGAAGGCAAAAGCAGTAAGAGCTTTCAAAAAGTCAAAAGCATGATGTTCGAGCAGCCGAGTTTGATGCACCAAATGCTGGATAAACTGGCGCAATCGGTCGCTTCATACCTGAATGCGCAAATCGCCGCCGGCGCCGATGCTGTGATGGTGTTCGACACCTGGGGCGGCATGCTGAGTCATGACGATTATCTGGAGTTTTCGTTGCGCTATGCCCAGCAAGTCAGGCAATTGTTGAATACCAGCCGCGACGGCCGACAAATCCCGACCATTTTGTTCACCAAGGGCGGCGGCTTGTGGCTGGAAGCGATGGCGGCCACCGGTTTCGATGCGCTGGGCCTGGATTGGCAAACCGACATCGGTAATGCCAGAGCCCGAGTCGGCGACAAGGTTGCCTTGCAAGGCAACATGGACCCGATCACCTTGTATGCGCAACCCGACGTGATACGCGAAAAAGTCGGCAACATTTTACAGCGCTATGGACAGGGTTCGGGGCATGTGTTTAATCTGGGTCACGGCATTCTGCCGGACATCAACCCCGAACACGTTGCCGCGATGGTGGATGCGGTGCAAGAACTGAGTCCGCGCTACCACGAAAAGGCTTGA
- a CDS encoding AAA family ATPase: MLDNDNLTYGKPRRIAGGGMQPERVLLTSDRSQKLDLLIHLLTNLRQSLIVSGPDGIGKTTLLKTLQDSHGEVWPICILRGSSGLSFESVITQLSQFLNLSSNSVHFDMSSLRAFCEKQKVVLIIDDAGDLVPGLIGELIDFADSLSGLRLVFSMNFDQFQTKSASDKALDDCHYIELPPLNQRQCLEYLQNLSAQPGTPLSFKAVTDDLVETLYCQTQGIPGKLLNELPKLNQYQSRRQRGWGLWVGVAMVVAAAGFVAKSLLPENPPIFPGSEQLAAQPQPAAPNLAMENTGGNAKPAPDSEPPVQLDVVSPPAQPTMEQPQISNEAAPLASLPAAPMPAPMQIAPLAEPPSASTLPNTSTAIPAPLVAHPVKSNEPAKPATPVITEKPVETDVAVSQSETTKPVDNNAKTSSDSSVQVTPTAEPLLVPEQKTADSKATKTSATGSGQDWIMAQPPKNVTLQVMTLSTKDAAQRFMKKYADYGEGLTYYPVTKNGQEKFVVIYGSFESVTEARQYKEIMPGEFKQALEKSFKAVQQESRR; the protein is encoded by the coding sequence ATGCTGGATAACGATAATCTGACCTACGGCAAGCCCAGGCGTATCGCGGGTGGCGGTATGCAGCCGGAGCGCGTGCTGCTGACTTCGGATCGCTCGCAAAAGCTGGATTTATTGATTCATTTATTGACCAACCTGCGGCAGTCCTTGATTGTCAGCGGTCCGGATGGCATAGGCAAGACCACCTTGCTAAAAACCTTGCAAGATAGCCACGGAGAGGTCTGGCCGATTTGTATCCTGCGGGGTTCGTCGGGCTTAAGCTTCGAGTCCGTCATCACTCAATTAAGCCAGTTTTTAAATTTAAGCAGCAACAGTGTTCATTTTGATATGTCGTCGTTGCGGGCTTTTTGCGAAAAACAAAAAGTGGTGTTGATCATCGATGATGCCGGCGATCTGGTACCCGGCCTGATTGGCGAGCTGATCGATTTCGCCGATTCGTTATCCGGATTACGCCTGGTGTTTTCGATGAATTTCGACCAATTCCAGACCAAATCCGCCTCCGATAAAGCCCTGGACGACTGCCATTACATTGAATTGCCGCCGCTGAACCAGCGCCAATGCCTGGAATATCTGCAAAACCTATCCGCGCAACCGGGGACGCCGCTGTCGTTCAAGGCGGTCACCGACGACCTGGTTGAAACGTTGTACTGTCAAACACAAGGCATACCGGGCAAATTGCTGAATGAATTGCCCAAATTGAACCAATACCAAAGCCGGCGGCAACGCGGTTGGGGATTGTGGGTGGGAGTGGCGATGGTGGTTGCTGCCGCCGGTTTTGTCGCCAAATCCTTGCTGCCGGAAAACCCGCCGATTTTTCCGGGCAGCGAACAGCTTGCCGCCCAGCCGCAACCAGCCGCACCAAATCTTGCAATGGAAAACACTGGCGGTAATGCCAAGCCCGCGCCCGACTCAGAACCCCCAGTACAGCTTGATGTCGTTTCGCCGCCTGCCCAGCCGACAATGGAGCAACCGCAAATATCCAATGAAGCCGCTCCTCTTGCCAGTTTGCCCGCCGCACCGATGCCGGCACCCATGCAAATTGCGCCATTGGCTGAACCTCCTTCGGCGTCTACGCTACCCAATACCTCCACAGCCATTCCAGCGCCGTTGGTTGCGCATCCCGTCAAGTCGAACGAACCGGCCAAGCCGGCAACTCCGGTTATAACGGAAAAACCAGTAGAAACTGATGTGGCGGTTTCTCAGTCGGAAACGACCAAACCGGTGGATAATAATGCTAAGACATCGTCCGATAGCAGCGTTCAAGTCACGCCGACAGCGGAACCTTTGCTGGTACCGGAACAAAAAACGGCGGATAGTAAAGCTACCAAAACTTCTGCGACCGGTAGCGGGCAGGATTGGATCATGGCCCAACCTCCCAAGAATGTCACATTGCAAGTAATGACCCTGTCCACCAAAGACGCGGCGCAGCGGTTCATGAAGAAGTACGCCGATTACGGCGAAGGCCTGACCTATTATCCTGTCACCAAAAACGGCCAAGAAAAATTTGTGGTCATCTACGGCTCCTTTGAATCGGTGACCGAAGCGCGCCAATACAAGGAAATCATGCCGGGCGAATTTAAGCAGGCCCTGGAAAAAAGTTTTAAAGCCGTGCAACAAGAAAGCCGGCGCTGA
- the aroB gene encoding 3-dehydroquinate synthase gives MKVLQVELNNARGYPIYIGSGLLGQGDLLTRHICSKQVAIVTNQTIAPLYLAKLHAALIDYQVEPVILPDGEQYKTLQYLEKIFDQLLAKKFSRNATLIALGGGVIGDMGGFAAACYQRGIAFIQIPTTLLAQVDSSVGGKTGVNHPLGKNMIGAFYQPQCVIADAEVLNTLDDRQLSAGLAEVIKYGLIRDPEFLQWLEANMPKLLARDKPALAYAIERSCANKAEVVGEDEFESGVRATLNLGHTFGHAIETGSGYGHYLHGEAVAIGTCFAADLSRRLGWLNDADVERIVAIFKAANLPVTPPAGMTTEQYVDLMAVDKKNVDGKIRVILLEAVGKASLPVNVDLAQLQATLSDYAG, from the coding sequence ATGAAAGTATTGCAAGTTGAATTAAATAATGCCCGCGGTTACCCGATTTACATCGGTTCCGGTTTGCTAGGTCAGGGAGATTTACTCACCCGGCATATTTGCTCGAAACAGGTAGCCATAGTCACCAACCAGACCATTGCCCCACTTTATCTGGCGAAATTGCACGCGGCGTTGATCGATTATCAAGTGGAGCCGGTGATTTTGCCGGACGGCGAGCAATATAAAACCCTGCAATATTTGGAAAAAATCTTCGATCAGTTGTTGGCGAAAAAATTTAGCCGCAACGCCACCTTGATTGCCTTAGGCGGCGGCGTGATCGGCGATATGGGCGGCTTCGCGGCGGCCTGCTACCAGCGCGGCATCGCTTTTATCCAAATCCCCACCACCTTGCTGGCCCAGGTCGATTCCTCGGTCGGCGGCAAGACCGGCGTCAATCATCCGCTGGGCAAAAACATGATAGGCGCGTTTTACCAGCCGCAATGCGTGATTGCCGACGCCGAGGTGCTGAACACTCTGGACGATAGGCAACTGTCGGCCGGACTGGCGGAAGTCATCAAATACGGTTTGATTCGCGATCCGGAGTTTTTGCAATGGCTGGAAGCCAATATGCCTAAACTATTGGCCCGCGACAAGCCGGCGCTGGCCTATGCCATCGAGCGATCCTGCGCCAACAAGGCTGAAGTGGTCGGCGAAGACGAATTCGAATCCGGCGTGCGCGCCACGTTGAACCTGGGTCATACCTTCGGCCATGCGATCGAAACCGGCAGTGGTTACGGCCATTATTTGCATGGCGAGGCGGTAGCGATAGGCACTTGCTTTGCCGCTGATTTATCCCGGCGTTTGGGTTGGCTGAACGATGCCGATGTCGAACGGATCGTGGCGATTTTCAAGGCCGCCAATTTGCCGGTGACGCCACCGGCCGGCATGACTACCGAGCAGTATGTGGATTTGATGGCGGTGGATAAGAAAAATGTCGACGGCAAAATCCGCGTGATTCTGTTGGAAGCCGTCGGCAAAGCCTCGCTGCCGGTCAACGTCGACCTGGCGCAATTGCAAGCAACCTTGAGCGATTATGCTGGATAA
- a CDS encoding shikimate kinase: MKKLENIYLIGLMGVGKTTIGKQLAKALQRPFYDSDKVIEDCMGVDIPTIFSYEGEEGFRLREECIIRQLTGIPGIVMATGGGSVLRAENREALKANGFVVYLHCSIDKILYRTRHDTQRPLLRTENPRQRLQTLLAEREPLYMECANFKIDSGSLPGKTVVKTILQQYQAALEHHESIAS; this comes from the coding sequence ATGAAAAAACTGGAGAATATCTATTTGATCGGCCTGATGGGCGTGGGTAAAACCACCATAGGCAAGCAGTTGGCCAAAGCGCTGCAACGGCCGTTTTACGATAGCGACAAGGTTATCGAAGATTGCATGGGCGTCGATATTCCGACCATATTTTCCTATGAAGGCGAGGAGGGGTTTCGGTTGCGCGAAGAGTGTATCATCCGGCAGCTAACCGGCATACCGGGTATCGTAATGGCCACCGGCGGCGGTTCGGTGTTGAGAGCTGAAAACCGCGAAGCATTAAAAGCCAACGGCTTTGTGGTTTATCTGCATTGTTCTATCGATAAAATTTTATATCGGACCCGCCACGACACTCAAAGACCGCTACTGCGCACCGAGAATCCGCGACAACGCTTACAAACCTTGTTGGCCGAACGCGAGCCGCTGTATATGGAATGCGCGAATTTTAAAATTGATTCCGGTTCTTTGCCCGGAAAAACCGTGGTCAAAACCATTTTGCAGCAATATCAGGCTGCGTTGGAACATCATGAAAGTATTGCAAGTTGA